The Mobula birostris isolate sMobBir1 chromosome 14, sMobBir1.hap1, whole genome shotgun sequence genome includes a region encoding these proteins:
- the mdm4 gene encoding protein Mdm4 isoform X1, producing the protein MTTASTSKSYTSSGNPCSISAEKVGQIRPKVPLLNILQEAGASGETFTLKEVMYYLGQYIMLKQLYDQQQQHIVHCGNDALGKVFGVQSFSVKDPSQLYEMLSRNLIAANFQDAAQTRTLVKDTKCLPMREDLPKCPASGECEDETAAWNIALSATSHLKRKNSESDESLTDDHTECQAKKLKAANVSDLWDAAGLPWWFIKTLRSNYGSRKSGSTDIHSNQDIDTAIVSDSTDDLWFLNEAPTDQINTEIKLDTVELKEKDVCEGLVEEGDNTDKKEVIGVTVFETEKDTVDSGDDTDTEISHLAEDSSDLKDSWKCTKCGRLNPSQKQYCLQCWALRKGWHLNCPRFVPCISDPSTGFGEGEDDEGIDVPDCRRSISEPLLQTEVAKCKEKGKHIQGRASTGRFLQPSTSSISLCGSKEEVESMCEETKMQHKGSLHFQRNCLGPCLICGVRPRTGNIIHGKTGHLVACYACAKMLYKRKLPCPVCVQPITTVIKTFIG; encoded by the exons ATGACAACAGCTTCTACATCTAAATCATATACATCATCTGGTAATCCATGCAGTATTTCAGCCGAAAAGGTTGGCCAG ATAAGGCCAAAGGTGCCTCTGCTGAACATTCTACAGGAAGCAGGTGCATCGGGGGAGACCTTCACATTGAAGGAG GTAATGTATTATCTTGGTCAGTATATAATGTTAAAGCAACTCTATGATCAACAGCAGCAACATATTGTACATTGCGGAAATGATGCACTTGGAAAAGTATTTGGAGTCCAGAGTTTCTCTGTTAAAGATCCAAG CCAGTTGTACGAAATGCTTTCAAGGAACCTGATAGCTGCCAACTTTCAAG ATGCTGCACAGACTCGCACACTTGTAAAGGATACGAAATGCCTGCCTATGAGGGAAGATCTTCCGAAG TGCCCTGCATCAGGGGAATGTGAAGATGAAACAGCTGCCTGGAACATTGCACTTTCAGCTACCTCACACTTAAAACGAAAAAACTCCGAATCAG ATGAGTCTCTAACAGATGATCACACTGAATGTCAAGCCAAAAAATTAAAAGCAGCTAACGTTTCTGATCTGTGGGATGCTGCCGGACTGCCATGGTGGTTTATAAAAACCTTGCGTTCTAATTACGGAAGCAGGAAGAGTGGATCGACTGATATTCATAGTAACCAG GATATAGACACTGCCATTGTCTCTGACTCGACTGATGATCTGTGGTTTCTGAATGAAGCTCCTACTGACCAAATAAACACGGAGATCAAGTTGGACACTGTTGAGTTGAAAGAGAAGGATGTTTGTGAGGGCCTGGTGGAGGAAGGAGACAACACAGATAAGAAGGAG GTTATTGGAGTTACAGTATTTGAAACTGAAAAGGACACAGTGGATTCAGGGGATGACACTGACACAGAAATATCTCATTTGGCCGAGGATTCCAGTGACTTGAAG GACTCTTGGAAGTGTACTAAATGTGGAAGGTTGAATCCCTCTCAAAAGCAATACTGCCTTCAGTGTTGGGCACTTCGTAAAGGCTGGCACCTTAATTGCCCCAGGTTTGTACCATGCATTTCTGACCCATCCactggctttggagaaggtgaggACGATGAAGGTATTGACGTTCCTGACTGTCGGAGGTCCATCTCTGAGCCTCTGCTTCAGACTGAAGTTGCCAAATGCAAGGAGAAAGGGAAACATATTCAGGGTCGAGCATCTACAGGGAGATTTCTACAACCATCCACTTCAAGTATCAGCTTATGTGGGAGCAAAGAGGAGGTTGAATCCATGTGTGAAGAAACAAAAATGCAACACAAGGGCTCCTTGCATTTTCAAAGAAATTGCTTGGGGCCCTGTCTTATCTGCGGTGTGCGTCCAAGGACTGGGAATATCATTCATGGAAAGACGGGACACCTTGTAGCATGCTATGCATGCGCTAAGATGTTATACAAGCGAAAACTGCCTTGTCCTGTATGTGTGCAGCCAATTACTACAGTAATTAAAACTTTCATAGGGTAA
- the mdm4 gene encoding protein Mdm4 isoform X2 yields MTTASTSKSYTSSGNPCSISAEKVGQIRPKVPLLNILQEAGASGETFTLKEVMYYLGQYIMLKQLYDQQQQHIVHCGNDALGKVFGVQSFSVKDPSQLYEMLSRNLIAANFQGPCCRCASSFSQRVFGCRLPVTAFSLAS; encoded by the exons ATGACAACAGCTTCTACATCTAAATCATATACATCATCTGGTAATCCATGCAGTATTTCAGCCGAAAAGGTTGGCCAG ATAAGGCCAAAGGTGCCTCTGCTGAACATTCTACAGGAAGCAGGTGCATCGGGGGAGACCTTCACATTGAAGGAG GTAATGTATTATCTTGGTCAGTATATAATGTTAAAGCAACTCTATGATCAACAGCAGCAACATATTGTACATTGCGGAAATGATGCACTTGGAAAAGTATTTGGAGTCCAGAGTTTCTCTGTTAAAGATCCAAG CCAGTTGTACGAAATGCTTTCAAGGAACCTGATAGCTGCCAACTTTCAAG GTCCCTGCTGCCGCTGTGCTTCCTCCTTCAGCCAGCGTGTTTTTGGTTGCAGACTTCCAGTGACTGCTTTCAGTCTTGCTTCCTGA